TCGATGAACTTTGTTAATATGTTCTGGAAAATGAGGGGGAAGTGATTATGGGTTTTCAGACGATTTCAGTCAAGGAAGCTGTAAATAATATTAATTGTAGTACAAATGGTTGGTACTTGCCTGCTGTGCAACGCCCGTATGTATGGGGTAGCCGTTATGAAAGTGAGAAATATATTTGTAAATTATTCGATTCAATTTAAACGGATATCCGATAGGTAAAGCATTAAACATACGAATAATGGAAAAGAGAATATAATTAGGAGGATGAATTGAAATGAAAAAGAAGGTTATCTCAGCTTTGCTCGCGTTAACTATGGTTATGTCGTTTGCTTCTTGCTCACAGGGAGGCGGCAAAGGCAGCCGCGACAGAGATAACGGCGAGCGTCATCACGATGAGGAAGAAGATGATGACAGAGATGATGACAAGGATAGAGATGATTCCAAAGGTAATAAGAATGCCGACGAGGGATACTTTACATTTGACAGAGACGGGACAGGCATTAACGGATTGACCGATGAGGGAAAAGAACAGGAAACGCTTGTGATCCCTGCCGGATATGAGATCAAATTTACATTGTCCGGTGCAGAGAGCAAGGCTAAACATGTTGAATTCGAGAGCGATGATGATATTGATCTTAAGTATCTTTTCTCTGGAGCTGATAATCTGGAATCAGTTAAACTGCCTGCAAATCTGACTAAACTTCCGCCTATAGACAGTTGTGAAAATCTGAAGGAGATAACGATTCCCAAAGGTGTGACGGAAATTCCTGACGTGTGCTTTTTTAATGACCAGTCTCTTGTGACAGTTACTATTTTAGGTGATATTACGAAAATTGGTAAAAGTGCATTTAATCAATGTTATTCATTGGAAAATATAAATCTTCCTGATTCACTTGCTGAAATCGATGGTAATGCTTTTGGTAAGTGCGCATCCCTGAAAACTATTACTTTACCTAAGGGATTGAAGGCGGTAGGTCTTAATGCGTTTGTTCCCAGAAACGATGACGTCACAAATTTTATAGTTCCGGAAGAAATGGAATTAGAAGATTGGTCCAGCTATTCTTTCGATCAGGTTAATGAATATAAAGTAAAAGTTGTCAAAGGTTCCTGGGCTGACATTCATTTTGATGAAGTGTTCAAGGGAGAAGCCGTTAAAGAATACTAAAAGTAAAGATGCCGCTCACGATCCGTGAACGGCATTTTTTACGCACAGCTGTCAGAACGGAGCATGAACATATTTTTTCAAACCAGCGAATAATTTGCACCTCTCAGTTGTTAAGTAATTAGAACACGGTAAGGGATGCCCTTGAAGTAGAGATCGAGTTATTGTCATCGATGCTACTTCCTATTATTGTGCATTGATCCAATCGTAAATTCGGTCGTAAAATTTTGCGATTGATTTTTTGAATGAATGCAAGTGTAATTCAATCAAAACAGATAGGGGTTTCTATGTTTGATGATCGTGTAGAGATAGTATCCATTGGCGGGCTTCCCAATGCAGTTACTGTTGAAAGTTATTTGAGTGGTGACTTATCTGTATTAAGA
The sequence above is drawn from the Ruminococcaceae bacterium R-25 genome and encodes:
- a CDS encoding leucine rich repeat (LRR) protein, whose protein sequence is MKKKVISALLALTMVMSFASCSQGGGKGSRDRDNGERHHDEEEDDDRDDDKDRDDSKGNKNADEGYFTFDRDGTGINGLTDEGKEQETLVIPAGYEIKFTLSGAESKAKHVEFESDDDIDLKYLFSGADNLESVKLPANLTKLPPIDSCENLKEITIPKGVTEIPDVCFFNDQSLVTVTILGDITKIGKSAFNQCYSLENINLPDSLAEIDGNAFGKCASLKTITLPKGLKAVGLNAFVPRNDDVTNFIVPEEMELEDWSSYSFDQVNEYKVKVVKGSWADIHFDEVFKGEAVKEY